A genomic stretch from Sphingobacterium sp. ML3W includes:
- a CDS encoding SDR family NAD(P)-dependent oxidoreductase codes for MKTTGNTIFISGGSAGIGLAIAKKLNAAGNKIIINGRNEERLQSALAELRDAVAIKGDLSMEADRIRIAEDLKTNHADVNIIINNAGAAFGYLLSETTNAHEKALIEMNTNYFAIIHFTELMIPHLLEKEESAVVNVSSIAVYGSHKFLPTYGATKAALHSYTTALRQTYEEQKNLQIFEVYPPLVNTEFSAEIGGAAGIQPSEVADELLIGLETNLFDIPVGETKIYATAIGEAMSKLAHA; via the coding sequence ATGAAAACAACAGGAAATACAATATTCATCAGTGGCGGAAGCGCCGGAATAGGATTGGCAATTGCTAAAAAATTAAATGCTGCCGGAAATAAAATCATTATCAATGGACGTAATGAAGAACGTCTTCAAAGTGCTTTAGCAGAACTAAGAGATGCGGTAGCAATTAAGGGGGATTTATCCATGGAAGCAGACAGGATCCGTATTGCAGAAGACCTGAAAACGAATCATGCAGATGTTAATATTATCATCAACAATGCAGGAGCCGCTTTTGGATATCTACTGAGTGAAACAACTAATGCACACGAAAAAGCATTGATTGAAATGAATACCAACTATTTTGCAATTATCCATTTTACAGAATTAATGATTCCACACTTACTGGAAAAAGAAGAGTCTGCAGTGGTGAATGTATCGTCCATAGCAGTATATGGAAGTCATAAATTCTTACCGACTTATGGAGCTACGAAAGCAGCTTTACATAGCTATACAACCGCTTTGAGACAAACTTATGAAGAACAGAAAAATCTCCAGATCTTTGAAGTTTACCCACCGCTTGTAAATACCGAATTTTCAGCTGAAATAGGGGGGGCAGCAGGAATTCAACCTAGCGAAGTGGCGGATGAACTATTGATTGGATTAGAAACTAATCTATTTGATATTCCGGTTGGAGAAACCAAGATTTATGCAACCGCGATCGGTGAGGCAATGTCGAAATTAGCGCATGCATAA
- a CDS encoding alkene reductase, protein MSNKLFESYELSGKKLNNRMVMAPMTRARSASQGNVATELTATYYAQRATAGLIITEGTFISEEGIGFINVPGIYTDEQIAGWKLVTKAVHAKGGNIFAQLWHTGAYSHPDLHEGRLPMAPSDFNPEQKAFTAAGFKPTISPQPMTVEDIKRTVEDFKKGAINAIEAGFDGVELHGANGYLLQQFFSKNSNYRIDEYGGSPENRARILFETLEAIKEAVDLKKVGVRLNPSLNGIMGIAVDDETIATYDYIVNRLNDYDLAYIHLIEPFTDVSGNDNAIQEVAKHFRKIYNGTIIINRAFNKETATQVLEDNYADLVSFGVPFIANPDLVERFKTGAALNAPDQETFYTPGEKGYIDYPFLSNN, encoded by the coding sequence ATGAGTAACAAATTATTTGAAAGCTACGAGCTTAGTGGAAAGAAACTCAATAACAGAATGGTAATGGCTCCTATGACAAGAGCTCGTTCTGCTAGTCAGGGCAATGTTGCAACAGAACTGACAGCAACCTATTATGCACAGCGTGCGACAGCCGGACTTATTATTACCGAAGGTACGTTTATCAGTGAAGAAGGAATCGGGTTTATTAACGTTCCGGGTATTTACACGGATGAACAAATAGCAGGTTGGAAGCTGGTGACCAAGGCTGTTCACGCAAAAGGAGGTAATATTTTTGCACAGCTATGGCATACTGGAGCATATTCACATCCCGATTTGCATGAAGGCAGATTACCTATGGCTCCTTCAGACTTTAATCCTGAGCAGAAAGCTTTTACAGCTGCAGGTTTTAAGCCTACAATTTCCCCACAGCCAATGACGGTTGAAGATATCAAGCGGACTGTCGAAGATTTCAAAAAGGGGGCTATCAATGCGATCGAGGCAGGTTTTGATGGAGTAGAGCTACATGGAGCAAATGGCTATCTTTTACAACAATTCTTTAGCAAAAACTCTAATTATAGAATCGATGAATATGGAGGATCACCGGAAAATCGCGCTAGAATTCTTTTTGAAACACTTGAGGCAATCAAAGAAGCTGTTGATCTAAAAAAAGTAGGTGTTCGACTCAATCCATCGCTAAACGGAATCATGGGGATTGCTGTAGATGACGAAACAATTGCAACTTACGACTATATCGTTAACCGATTAAATGATTACGATTTAGCTTATATCCATCTAATAGAACCTTTTACAGATGTCAGTGGTAATGACAACGCCATTCAGGAGGTGGCAAAACATTTCCGAAAGATTTATAACGGGACCATCATTATCAACCGTGCTTTTAATAAAGAGACAGCGACGCAGGTTTTAGAAGATAACTATGCAGACTTGGTTTCTTTTGGAGTTCCTTTTATCGCAAACCCTGATCTTGTGGAACGTTTTAAAACTGGGGCGGCTCTTAACGCTCCAGACCAGGAAACATTCTATACACCCGGAGAAAAGGGCTATATAGATTATCCTTTTCTTAGCAACAACTGA
- a CDS encoding TetR/AcrR family transcriptional regulator: MLTKAEKTKLFILETASPLYNEKGISGVSIDEVLEATKLTKGCIYGHFNGKDDLSEQVVDFSLKKMSQKLADIVSQGKTAKEKIFLYLDFHKNPLDTYISGGCPIFNTAVEADDHFPSIKKKVATVLKTGLQGISTILKDGIANAEFSKELNAEVFAFKILSAVEGGIVISRTMDSKKIMIELIKDLKKELERYTL, translated from the coding sequence ATGTTAACAAAGGCAGAAAAAACGAAGTTATTTATCCTGGAAACAGCAAGCCCTCTTTACAATGAGAAGGGAATTTCTGGTGTAAGCATAGATGAGGTTTTGGAAGCGACCAAATTAACAAAAGGGTGTATTTATGGACATTTTAACGGAAAAGATGATCTATCTGAACAGGTTGTAGACTTTTCATTAAAAAAAATGTCACAAAAGCTGGCTGATATTGTTTCCCAGGGCAAAACTGCAAAAGAAAAGATTTTTTTGTATCTCGATTTTCATAAGAACCCCCTAGATACCTATATTTCCGGCGGTTGCCCGATTTTTAATACTGCTGTTGAAGCAGATGATCATTTTCCTTCCATTAAAAAGAAAGTTGCGACAGTTCTGAAAACAGGCTTGCAGGGTATTTCAACTATTTTAAAGGATGGCATCGCTAATGCAGAGTTTTCAAAAGAACTTAATGCCGAAGTTTTCGCTTTTAAAATATTGTCAGCAGTGGAAGGAGGAATTGTCATTAGCAGAACAATGGATTCTAAAAAAATAATGATCGAACTTATAAAAGACCTTAAGAAGGAATTAGAGCGGTATACACTGTAA
- a CDS encoding FAD-dependent monooxygenase: MKKRTILVSGASIAGPTLAFWLHRFGFDVTVIERADELRLGGQNIDVRKEAQQVVQLMGLEDKIRQANTGELGVCFVNKNNQIIGSFPKGNSDFGTAELEILRGDLAKILYDATKDSVKYVFGDQIIDLEDQEDKVTVTFKNSLQRSFDLVIAADGIRSTTRTLIFGNEPVVKYIGVYCSYLTIPRIESDTKWAYWYNAPESRVINTRPDNEGTTRASFSFLSSDNGYEKLNLAEQKEILRQKFADAGWQASRMLAALEESKDVYLDGISQVKAPRWTSGRCAMVGDAAYCPTPMTGMGTSLSIIGAYILAGELSRHNDHKEAFTAYEKLLRPYVEEIQNLPPGVPWIAHPKTKFGIGLFNTVIRIASSKIAKKVSKLFTKKKEKTTKERLNLPIYK, encoded by the coding sequence ATGAAGAAAAGAACAATTCTCGTTTCTGGTGCCAGTATAGCTGGCCCCACCCTGGCATTCTGGCTACACCGATTTGGTTTTGATGTGACGGTTATCGAACGTGCAGATGAATTAAGGTTGGGAGGTCAAAATATAGATGTCCGGAAAGAAGCACAGCAGGTAGTTCAGCTAATGGGATTAGAAGATAAGATCCGCCAGGCCAATACCGGGGAACTGGGCGTTTGTTTTGTTAATAAAAACAATCAAATCATAGGATCTTTTCCAAAGGGAAATTCAGACTTCGGAACAGCTGAACTTGAAATCCTGCGTGGCGATCTGGCAAAAATCCTTTATGACGCAACAAAGGATAGTGTGAAGTATGTTTTCGGTGATCAGATCATAGACCTAGAGGATCAAGAAGATAAAGTTACCGTCACCTTTAAAAATAGCCTCCAACGTTCCTTTGATCTCGTCATTGCAGCAGATGGTATCCGTTCCACAACCCGCACTTTAATATTCGGAAATGAACCTGTCGTAAAATATATTGGTGTATATTGCTCATATCTGACCATTCCACGTATTGAATCGGATACAAAATGGGCTTATTGGTACAATGCTCCAGAATCAAGGGTTATTAACACAAGACCGGACAATGAGGGCACGACCAGAGCATCTTTTTCCTTTCTGTCATCAGATAATGGATATGAAAAGCTCAATTTAGCTGAGCAAAAAGAAATTCTCAGACAAAAGTTTGCAGATGCTGGGTGGCAGGCTTCCCGGATGCTTGCTGCATTAGAAGAAAGCAAAGATGTGTACCTGGACGGAATTAGCCAAGTAAAAGCGCCTAGATGGACCAGCGGACGATGCGCCATGGTGGGAGATGCAGCTTATTGCCCCACCCCTATGACCGGAATGGGCACAAGTCTCTCGATTATTGGCGCTTATATTTTGGCTGGAGAACTGTCTAGGCATAACGATCATAAAGAAGCTTTTACTGCTTATGAAAAATTATTGCGGCCTTATGTTGAAGAAATTCAAAACCTCCCTCCTGGTGTGCCTTGGATCGCGCATCCAAAAACCAAATTCGGTATCGGACTATTCAATACTGTCATAAGAATTGCTTCTAGCAAAATAGCTAAAAAGGTTTCAAAGCTCTTTACGAAAAAAAAAGAGAAAACAACAAAAGAAAGGCTGAATCTACCCATTTATAAGTAA
- a CDS encoding response regulator, with translation MKKKIVVCDDDKEILNVFSMVLEDQDTIVVTVANSLVLMEVLDSIHADILFLDIHMAARNGDLILRDLRSSSKHNKLPVIMISGHIDGRSISIACGADGFLAKPFDLTDLESYIRRFVYDNES, from the coding sequence ATGAAAAAGAAAATTGTGGTGTGTGATGATGATAAAGAAATACTAAATGTATTTTCTATGGTGCTAGAGGATCAAGATACGATCGTCGTAACTGTAGCAAACAGTTTAGTCCTGATGGAAGTGTTGGATAGCATACATGCTGATATACTTTTTTTGGATATACATATGGCTGCACGGAATGGGGATTTGATACTGCGTGATCTCAGGAGTTCATCTAAACATAATAAGTTGCCGGTGATCATGATTTCAGGTCATATCGATGGACGAAGTATTTCAATAGCATGCGGAGCGGACGGTTTTTTAGCAAAACCTTTTGATCTTACTGACCTGGAAAGCTACATACGAAGATTTGTTTATGACAATGAATCTTAA
- a CDS encoding ferritin-like domain-containing protein, with translation MATTTKSNTSEKSENGTMTKQSTDNTKKRVASDAAKDLAELFEDGLKDIYWAEKALTKALPKMEKNATANKLKKAISKHLLETENHVKRLEQCFESLELKPKAERCAAMAGLIEEGEHIIEETEEGTVRDAGIIAAAQKVEHYEIATYGTLAAFAKVLKYNEALDLLLETLAEEKKCDTDLTALADTNLNTQAK, from the coding sequence ATGGCAACAACAACTAAAAGTAACACAAGTGAAAAGTCTGAAAATGGAACGATGACCAAGCAATCCACTGACAACACAAAAAAACGCGTAGCATCGGATGCTGCAAAAGATTTGGCAGAGCTTTTTGAAGACGGCCTCAAAGACATTTATTGGGCAGAAAAGGCATTGACAAAAGCATTGCCCAAAATGGAAAAAAACGCTACCGCCAATAAGCTAAAAAAAGCAATTTCCAAACACCTTTTGGAGACTGAAAATCATGTGAAACGCTTGGAACAGTGTTTTGAGAGTTTAGAGTTAAAACCCAAAGCAGAGCGATGCGCAGCGATGGCCGGACTGATCGAAGAGGGCGAACACATTATCGAGGAAACCGAAGAAGGAACGGTTAGAGATGCAGGTATTATCGCCGCTGCCCAAAAAGTTGAGCACTACGAAATTGCCACTTATGGCACACTCGCCGCATTTGCTAAGGTGTTGAAATACAATGAGGCACTGGACCTTCTGCTTGAAACTCTTGCAGAAGAAAAAAAATGTGATACAGATTTAACTGCTTTGGCTGATACTAACCTCAATACGCAAGCGAAATAA
- a CDS encoding GAF domain-containing sensor histidine kinase, whose product MKENNDSITHLLMRIEDIPAVKNILNTICLYTGMDLGLVTSHNGHQWIACAVRDSLGVGVSVGQQLELHYTLGDEAHGKHAPIIIPDIDHCENEDWKSKLHAKGFKSYIAFPIVDKDGLFFGTLCTIDYKPVHIDTERIAPLFELLSELISFHLGSIAKIKNTEALLGEELQYSERRDTLLSVLGHDLKNPLSAVITLSQYLADKLENAKHKQTAKLIYDSSYRMKGLIDNILDFARSKLGTGIHLNKNVVELDQVILQALREIHTSSLERKVLTHLGAKLPVKCDHERMAQVFSNLIGNSFRHGSAENTIVINSSIEGGKFIFQIENDGSKIADSILNNLFKPFVGRKNQNEGGLELGLYISKQIITAHKGDIHVKCIDEKVVFSLWIPI is encoded by the coding sequence ATGAAAGAAAATAATGATTCAATCACCCATCTGCTTATGCGGATCGAAGATATCCCTGCAGTAAAGAATATATTGAACACAATATGTTTGTATACAGGCATGGATCTAGGGTTGGTGACCTCTCACAATGGCCATCAATGGATAGCATGTGCTGTGCGTGATTCGCTGGGGGTCGGGGTCTCTGTGGGCCAGCAGCTGGAATTACATTATACCTTAGGAGATGAAGCACATGGTAAACATGCGCCTATCATTATTCCGGATATCGATCATTGTGAAAATGAAGATTGGAAAAGCAAATTGCATGCAAAAGGTTTTAAAAGTTATATCGCATTCCCGATAGTCGACAAGGATGGATTGTTCTTTGGAACGCTCTGTACGATAGATTATAAACCAGTACATATCGATACAGAGCGGATAGCGCCACTATTTGAACTTCTATCTGAACTGATAAGTTTTCATTTGGGTTCAATTGCAAAAATCAAAAATACAGAAGCACTGCTGGGTGAGGAATTGCAATACTCTGAACGCAGGGATACCCTATTATCAGTTTTGGGGCACGACCTGAAAAATCCATTAAGTGCTGTCATTACCTTGTCGCAGTATCTCGCCGACAAACTCGAAAATGCGAAACATAAACAGACAGCCAAGCTTATATACGATTCTTCGTACAGAATGAAAGGCTTAATAGATAACATACTGGACTTTGCACGCAGTAAGCTAGGTACTGGTATTCATCTGAACAAAAATGTAGTCGAATTAGATCAGGTGATCCTTCAGGCTCTGCGTGAGATCCACACAAGTTCGCTCGAAAGAAAGGTACTCACACATCTTGGAGCAAAACTTCCTGTCAAATGTGATCATGAACGTATGGCACAGGTGTTTTCAAATCTTATAGGAAATTCATTTCGCCATGGATCTGCAGAAAATACAATCGTTATAAACTCTTCCATTGAAGGCGGGAAATTTATCTTCCAAATAGAAAATGATGGAAGTAAGATAGCAGATTCTATATTAAATAACCTATTTAAACCTTTTGTTGGAAGGAAAAATCAGAATGAAGGCGGGCTGGAATTGGGCCTTTATATCTCCAAACAGATAATCACCGCACATAAAGGAGATATCCATGTCAAATGCATTGATGAAAAAGTGGTATTTAGCCTTTGGATCCCAATATGA
- a CDS encoding Crp/Fnr family transcriptional regulator: MTETEKYLADFKEAVVNVYPISDKAFNLLAETVHIQQFKKNEVLLKEGRVANDIFFVCKGALNSYFIDEKGAIWNKWIYLERDFASTRFSAIIKTANEFTLQAIENTTVVCMPYRQTRAAINQNDELKNLYIAYLEKKWIVINEEREISLLTESATARYLKLLKAHPGIDSRIPLQYIASHLSITPTQLSRIRKELTK; this comes from the coding sequence ATGACGGAAACAGAAAAATATCTCGCAGACTTTAAAGAAGCTGTAGTGAACGTGTATCCTATTTCGGATAAGGCATTTAATTTGTTGGCCGAAACTGTGCACATTCAGCAATTTAAAAAAAATGAAGTTTTATTAAAGGAAGGCCGTGTCGCCAATGACATTTTCTTTGTTTGTAAAGGTGCATTAAACTCTTATTTTATAGATGAAAAAGGAGCTATCTGGAATAAATGGATTTATTTGGAGAGGGATTTTGCGAGCACCAGATTTTCGGCAATCATAAAAACAGCCAATGAATTTACATTGCAAGCTATTGAAAACACCACAGTGGTATGTATGCCCTATCGTCAAACAAGAGCAGCTATTAATCAAAATGATGAGTTAAAGAACCTGTACATTGCCTATCTGGAAAAAAAATGGATAGTCATTAATGAAGAAAGAGAAATTTCCTTACTTACCGAAAGTGCCACTGCAAGGTATCTAAAATTGCTGAAAGCACATCCGGGAATAGACAGCAGAATTCCGCTACAATATATTGCTTCGCACCTCAGCATTACCCCGACACAGTTGAGCAGAATACGTAAAGAACTGACCAAATAA
- a CDS encoding toxin-antitoxin system YwqK family antitoxin, giving the protein MKKVLFLLAILHLFFSCNGQYKEQKNFFENGQVKEIYYLDENGQLTGEAKIYFDNGKLSTVNKYKGGKKIGESKWYWKNGKLRGSVSFGENEKMSGEWKEYHENGQLGNSGNYENGEKTGAWKYYYENGQLSALGDMKNGSYIDQWKLYYQDGTTRGLEQYDEYGRPASEWKEYYENGQLESIGRYDDGMKIGAWNYYYQNGQLEHVEIYNQYKRYNGEWKFYNEQGSLVKTEIYLDGKETGDWKFYDEKGNLIKTEKH; this is encoded by the coding sequence ATGAAAAAAGTACTATTTCTACTCGCTATTTTACACTTATTTTTTTCTTGTAATGGACAATATAAGGAGCAAAAGAACTTTTTTGAGAACGGTCAGGTTAAGGAAATATATTATTTAGATGAAAATGGCCAATTGACTGGCGAAGCAAAAATATATTTTGACAATGGAAAGTTGTCGACGGTCAACAAATATAAAGGTGGAAAGAAAATTGGTGAAAGCAAGTGGTATTGGAAAAATGGAAAACTAAGAGGTAGTGTATCATTCGGTGAAAATGAAAAGATGTCCGGAGAATGGAAAGAATACCATGAAAATGGACAATTGGGAAACAGTGGAAATTATGAAAATGGCGAAAAAACAGGCGCTTGGAAGTATTATTATGAAAATGGTCAACTATCGGCTTTAGGAGATATGAAAAATGGGAGTTATATAGATCAATGGAAATTGTATTACCAAGACGGAACGACAAGAGGATTAGAGCAATATGACGAATACGGACGTCCAGCGAGCGAATGGAAAGAATACTACGAGAATGGACAATTGGAAAGCATTGGTAGATATGATGATGGAATGAAAATTGGCGCTTGGAATTATTATTATCAAAATGGACAATTGGAACATGTAGAAATCTATAATCAATACAAAAGATATAACGGCGAATGGAAATTTTATAATGAACAAGGCAGTCTGGTAAAAACAGAAATCTATTTAGATGGAAAGGAAACTGGAGATTGGAAATTTTACGACGAAAAAGGAAATTTAATTAAAACAGAGAAACACTAG
- a CDS encoding enolase C-terminal domain-like protein, with protein sequence MKRRTFLQTLNLGIASATFYHGAGNAMSLTAILDSNVREKELSYHRIQEIKYSNVQMKYPRLVGKNARLDLHGYGPNVEICVIKTDKGAMGWASLRGSRKDAEQMEKELLGKKVSELFASNIGILNDRHIAFDIALHDLAGVILQKPVYELLGRKTPYTTDYYSGMIYFDDLEPLEKPGGIDRILEECRYDYEVGYRQFKLKIGRGHKWMPFKEGLQRDIDVTNAVAQAFPDCGILVDGNNGFTIDQFIQYLKGIPSVSLFWIEEPFHETVVDYQKLRNYIKTAGINTLLADGEADPNPALLKELFEKKLLDVHLTDIEGLGFTSWRRLMPQLKKMGAQASPHAWGSLLKSYYTAHLAGGLGNTVTIEGVTSTSDDVDLSGYKIQDGKLIPPSTAGFGMPLLKKI encoded by the coding sequence ATGAAAAGAAGAACGTTCTTACAGACATTAAATTTGGGCATTGCATCCGCAACATTCTATCATGGTGCAGGAAATGCCATGTCATTAACAGCTATCTTGGACAGTAATGTTCGGGAAAAGGAACTCTCGTATCACCGAATACAGGAAATAAAATATTCGAACGTTCAGATGAAATATCCCCGCCTCGTGGGGAAAAATGCCCGACTAGATCTGCATGGCTATGGCCCTAATGTGGAAATCTGTGTTATCAAAACAGACAAAGGTGCTATGGGCTGGGCTTCTTTACGAGGATCCAGAAAAGATGCAGAGCAGATGGAAAAGGAACTCCTCGGTAAAAAAGTATCTGAACTTTTTGCTTCCAATATTGGAATTTTGAATGACAGGCACATCGCTTTTGATATTGCCCTTCACGATCTTGCGGGAGTAATCTTGCAGAAACCAGTTTATGAACTACTTGGTCGCAAGACGCCATATACCACTGACTATTATAGTGGAATGATTTATTTCGACGATTTGGAACCATTGGAAAAGCCTGGAGGTATAGACCGGATTCTGGAGGAGTGCCGATATGATTATGAAGTTGGCTATAGACAATTTAAGCTTAAGATCGGGCGGGGCCATAAATGGATGCCTTTCAAAGAAGGGCTCCAGCGAGATATTGATGTAACCAATGCAGTGGCCCAAGCCTTCCCTGATTGTGGCATTTTAGTGGATGGGAACAATGGTTTTACAATAGATCAATTCATCCAATATCTAAAAGGTATTCCATCGGTCAGCTTATTCTGGATAGAAGAACCCTTTCATGAAACCGTTGTTGACTATCAAAAACTGAGAAATTACATAAAAACTGCGGGGATAAACACTTTGTTGGCGGATGGTGAAGCAGATCCCAATCCAGCGCTGCTTAAGGAGCTCTTTGAAAAGAAACTATTGGACGTACACCTTACAGATATCGAGGGCCTGGGCTTCACGAGCTGGAGAAGATTGATGCCGCAATTGAAGAAAATGGGTGCGCAGGCTTCCCCGCATGCATGGGGCTCTCTGCTTAAGTCCTACTATACGGCACATCTAGCAGGAGGGCTTGGTAATACGGTCACCATAGAGGGGGTAACGAGCACGTCCGACGACGTTGATCTTTCCGGCTACAAGATCCAGGATGGCAAACTGATCCCACCATCCACAGCAGGTTTTGGAATGCCTCTTCTAAAGAAAATATGA
- a CDS encoding glycosyltransferase yields the protein MKRIVIISTYPPQECGLATFTKDLSKGMALDQTVSIEVIAVSKSGSEEFDPAVRFVIDKERLDSYIQAVRIINEEYDYCIIQHEYGIFGGADGIFINQLANHLKIPLLTIFHTILKSSSLRQKEIMELLLTKSQAVVSLSPKGSELLKDLFPTIDRQKIHVIAHGVPQFDYNQGLAKYRLGLQDNFVMMTFGLIGRSKGLEYAIRSLAELNLPNFKYLIVGKTHPNVLAHEGESYRFELQSLVTQLQLQDKIIFIDEFISDDQLKEYLTACDIYLSPYQHEQQISSGTLSFAVGAGAAVISTPYWHAADLLTDDRGILTPFDDVQSMSDHIKLLYRSKRLLAWHRFKARSYGEQTTWEMIAKIYLGLLSELITPVRSLVHYKNYHTFDLKQEA from the coding sequence ATGAAAAGAATCGTTATTATAAGTACCTATCCACCCCAGGAATGCGGGTTAGCTACTTTCACGAAAGACCTTAGCAAAGGAATGGCATTGGATCAGACAGTCTCCATTGAGGTGATCGCAGTGTCCAAATCCGGCTCCGAAGAGTTTGATCCTGCCGTTCGCTTTGTTATCGACAAAGAGCGACTTGACAGTTATATCCAGGCTGTACGTATCATCAATGAGGAATACGATTATTGTATTATCCAACACGAATATGGGATATTCGGCGGAGCTGATGGAATATTTATCAATCAGCTGGCTAATCATTTAAAAATTCCTTTGTTAACGATATTCCATACTATATTGAAATCATCGTCCTTACGTCAAAAGGAAATCATGGAATTGTTACTTACCAAATCTCAAGCGGTAGTTTCGCTATCGCCGAAAGGTAGTGAATTATTAAAAGATCTCTTTCCAACAATCGACCGCCAGAAAATCCACGTAATAGCCCACGGTGTACCTCAATTTGATTACAACCAAGGCTTGGCAAAATACAGATTGGGCTTACAAGATAACTTTGTGATGATGACTTTTGGTCTAATTGGACGAAGTAAAGGCCTAGAATATGCGATCCGGTCATTGGCTGAACTCAATCTGCCGAATTTCAAATATCTAATTGTGGGCAAGACTCATCCGAATGTCTTGGCGCATGAGGGTGAATCCTATCGCTTTGAATTACAAAGTTTAGTAACTCAGTTGCAATTGCAGGATAAGATTATTTTTATTGATGAATTCATCAGCGATGACCAACTAAAAGAATACTTAACAGCCTGTGATATTTATTTATCTCCCTATCAACATGAGCAACAGATTAGCAGTGGAACATTATCTTTTGCGGTAGGAGCTGGTGCCGCCGTCATTTCTACTCCTTATTGGCATGCTGCAGACCTATTGACAGATGACCGTGGCATTCTTACACCCTTTGATGATGTCCAAAGCATGAGCGATCATATCAAATTATTATATAGATCTAAACGTTTACTTGCTTGGCATCGTTTCAAGGCTCGTAGTTATGGAGAACAGACGACTTGGGAAATGATCGCGAAAATATATCTTGGACTGCTATCTGAATTGATTACACCTGTACGATCCTTGGTACACTATAAGAATTACCATACGTTTGATTTAAAGCAGGAAGCCTAA
- a CDS encoding lmo0937 family membrane protein, with the protein MGNLLYIIAVILVIIWAISFFGGYATGNIIHALLVIAIIVVLLRVIRGAA; encoded by the coding sequence ATGGGAAATTTATTATACATCATTGCCGTTATTTTAGTTATCATCTGGGCAATTAGTTTTTTTGGAGGTTATGCGACAGGAAATATAATCCACGCGCTGTTGGTAATCGCAATTATCGTGGTGCTATTACGTGTGATTCGCGGTGCAGCCTAA